TCGATTTCTCATCAATATTCCAAGACAGAAAACAGTTAACGAAACTAGCAATAAAAAAAAAAAAGGAAACAAGACTTGAATGATTAGATTAGCCTATCTAAAACATATAATGCACCTAGGGATGTTAAAGTAGGGTAAAATAACCCAGCCCAGCCATAACCAGCCCGGTTTATATCCGACCTGCAAAAACCCAAAAACATCAAGGCTGAAATTCAAACCCAAAAAATAAACCAATATGGTATAAATTTATCCATGGGTACCCAAAGTATTATCTTATTTATTCTAAAAAGATAATGTAAAATGTTAATATCATTAATGTGAGCTTTAATATATAAACAAGATTTCGCAATTTTATTGAAAACCCGTTTCCGATTTTGGCGGGAAAACCCGTTTACGATTTTAGCGCAAAAACTCGTTTACGATTTTGGCGGGTAAACCCATTTCCGATTATGGCGGGAAAACTCGGTTTTACGGTTTCAGCAGGAAAACTCGATTTTACGGTTTTGGCGGAAAAACTCATTTTTGAGGTTTTGGCGGGAAAACCCGGTTTTGAGATTTTGGCGGGAAAACTCGATTTTTTTGTTTCGGCGGAGAAACCCTTTTGTGGTTTTGGCGGGAAAATTCGGTTTTACGGTTTTGGCAAAAAAACTTGCTTTGCGGTTTTGGCGGGAAAACTCGTTTATGCGATTTTGGCGGAAAAACACGGTTTTTCGGTTTCGGCGGGAAAATTTGGTTTTTCGGTTTCGGTGGAAAAACTCGGTTTGCGATTTCGGCGGAAAAACTCGGTTTGCGGTTTCGGCGGGAAAATTGGGTTTTGCGGTTTTGGCGGGAAAATTGGATTTTGCGGTTTTGGCGGGAAAACTTGTTTTGTGGTTTTTGTGGTTTTGACGGAAAAACTTGGTTTTGCGGTTTTTGCGGGAAAACTCGGTTTTGCGGTTTTCAGTCGGAAAACTCGATTTTAAGGTTTTGGCGGAAAAACTCAGTTTTACGGTTTTCGGGTTTTGGCGAGACAATTCAGTTTTGCGGTTTTGACGAGAACACTCGGTTTTGCGATTTCGACGGAAAAACTCGGCTTTTCGGTTTCGGCGGGAAAACTCATATTTTGGTTTCTGTGAGATAATTTATTTTTACAGTTTTGGCGGAAAATTTTATTTTTTGGTTACAGAAAAAATGTTTTTGTAAATTTTATATAATTTAATTAAAATTGTGAAAATATAATAATATAACTGAAAACCCATGGGTACACCATTACCCTTTTGTATTTACCCAGCATAAATATGGGTTTTAAAATTAATATCCATGATGGACCCGATTAATCTTAGACGGGTAAAAACCCAACCCATTATTAGTGGGTTTGGGTAAACCATGGGTAATTAACATCCCTAAATGCACCATATTAATTTCAATGGACAACAGAGCTTCATAAAGCTGAATAAATGGCTGCTAAGTATAGAGCCACTGGTATCGTACCCAACCCAAGGCAATTTGTTGATGTTTCTGAGTCTATCAAATTTGTTTCTCAGGCCATTGTTTGTGATCATTCTTCTCTCTCTCTCTCTCTCTCTCTCTCTCTCTCTCTCTCTCTCTCTCTCTCTCTCTCTTTTTGTGTGATTCGGTTATTTTTTTCTTTGTTTGTTGTTATGTTTATATATTGGTGATTGTGTGTAAAAAAAACATCAAGGTGAAAGATTTTATGGAGTATTTTCACATTCATATCAAAATGTTGATACTTCTAATAGAACTGTGTGTCTTCTCTCTTTTGACCGCTCTTCCTATAATTTTTTCTTAATCTAGGTGGGAAAAATTATATAGAGCCATTGAAGAACGCAATGGAGGACCCAGGGGGGTTCTACTACTGATTAGATTGTACACAAGTTGGGAGAGCTAACAGTACCAAGATGGTAACTAAGAAGACACGTCTACTACAGATTTTGTTTTTAGTTGTTCCATAACATAACAACTTAGAGAGGAAACGGAGGAAGCCAGTGAGGAGCCCAGAGAGGAAGCATAAAACCTTGGCCACTAGGTGAATCAGAGGTAGTAGGCTTGGGTTTGAAGGAACGTGGGGTTCTAGTGGCGATATTGTAAACACCATAGCCTTCACCATAGGCTTCACCGACGAAATAGATGGAGTTAGAGTTTAAGCCCGGGAATAAGCTGGCCTTGACACAAAAAGGCTCGTTATTGCCGAGGAATATGCAGAGATCACCAATGTCTTCTGTGTAACACATGTTCATATCTTCCTCCTCTCTAAACACCATGAACCGCTTTGTGCCACCACAATTGAATCCTAATGCCTTGATGCTTTGGACATACCTACCAAGCCAAACCAAAATGAAAAAACATGTTAATAATACTACATCCGTTTCAATACGGATAGTTTAATGGTTACATATCTAAGTTTTTTCTATTAATATGTGTGCATTAAAGCAAATATCATATATTATGAATATATTCTTGTAATAATAGCAAGTAATCGCAAAAAGCAAATAAACAAGTAGAATCTCGTACCATTTGACCAGGAATCGTTGTCCTGATGAAGATTCCACAAGGTGTTGTGTCCTATGACAAGAATCTAAAAGCTGCAACTCGGAATGAGAAAACTGAGGAAGGTTGTGAAAGCGCAACTCATGGAACTCAGGCTCCGTGGATTCATGACCATCCCAAGACCACAAGTGGTGCCCACCAGAACTTGGCATGTAGAACCTTTGATCTCTCTTGGAATGCATCAACTTGGATGGTTCAAAATGATCGAATACATTATGAGGCAAAGTGAGATGGACCGCCTTAGTGTCACTCGGCTTATATATACTCACCGGACGTCCCGTAAACTTGACAGCGACAAGGTAGCCTTCTTCCTCTTGAGGAGAAGAGGACATTGCGACGCCACTTACCAAGTCAGATTGACAACTAATTAGATCAGGCCTAGGAAGCAGACGGATGAACTTGGGTTTTGATTTAAAGCTCAAGGGGTTGCAAAAATCACTGATTAGTATGGAACGTTGGCCCCATAGAAAAACTCCCCATCCATGGGAACTTCCCACCAGAGAAGACCCAACCAACTCTTTGGGAAATGGCTTATCACCGACGATGATATGTTCATCTTTGGCCGGATCAAACGTGTGGAGCTGTGTCATTACACCTGGGGATTCTTCATCACCTTTTTCACCACAACAGGTGACACGATACAACAAGTAAGGGTTGGTGGAGGAGGAGGAGAACGTCCGAAGGGTTTGGCATCTCTGTGGGAAGCGTGCAAAGTAAACATAAGAAGAAGAAAAAGTACAAAAACTAGAGAAAGAGATTGAAGAGAAGAAAACTACCATGGCAAGTTTGCGGAGAGAGGGCTTGGAAGAGAGGCTGAGAAGCAGAGACGAAGACATAGCTTGGCCTGCTCTCAAAAGGGTTTCTGAGTGAGCTAGTCTCTTCTTGAGTCTGATCTAAGAACACACAAAGTTCTTGTTTGGTTGGCCACAAGTAAAAAGGGTTTTCTTATGTCTCTTTCTTTTCTCCGCTTTTCCTTTTTTTTTTTTCTTTTTTTTTTTTTTTTAATTTTCTTTCCCTTATTATATAATCTTGTGACAGAGAAAAAAGAAAAATCCTGTGATCAAATTTGTACAAAAGATTCTTTACATTTTTTTTCTTTTTCTTTCTCACCACGCCTATCAATTATTATCATATATTGAACACCCCCCCCCACATTTACTACTTCAACCACATCAGTGTTTTAGATTTTATAATTTTTTATTTAAAGAAAAATGAAGATAGTAACTAGTACAAGTGAAAACCAACATATTGTATAGAGTTCAACACAAATTAGAGACATAATAATCTTGGGGATAACTAGTAACTAGAGAGACATTGGAGGGATCCAGTGAAAGGCGAGTGATGCTGTAGAGAAGGCTGCGGGAGACTTGGGACGGAAGGAACGTGGTTTTCTAGTGGCTATATCGTAAACACCAAAGCCATCTCCTGCAAAATAGATGGAGTTAGGGTTTAAGCCAGGGAAGGAGCTTGCCTTGACACAGAAGGGCTCACTATTGCCCAGGAATATGCAGAGATCACCAATGTCCTCTGTGTAAGACATGACCCTTGTTTCTTCTTCCTCTCTAAACACCATGAAACGCTTTGTTCCGCGACACAAGAAGGTCATCTCCTTCCCCGGTTGGTGGTTCCGAGCGTACCATTTGATTAAAAAACGTTCCCCCGAGGGAGACTCCACAAGGTGTACAGTCTTGGAACATGAGTCCAATATCTCCCACTCGGACTGAGTCAACTCAGGATGGTTGATGAACCGCAGCTCATGCACCGCGGAGCCGGTCATATCCTCCTCGAAGAAAGCATCGTAGGAAAGCAAGAATTGGCCGCCAACACTAGTGGTGTAGAACTTTTCATCTCCCTTTGAATACATAACCTTTGACTGATTAAAATGCTGGAGAGGAGTGGTAAAGAAGACGGAACCAGAATCCTTGTGTTTGCCACCAGGCCTAAAGAAGTTGATCACAGGTCCTAAGCAGTTGACAGCCACTGCGAAATCATTGCTTTGATCAGGTGAACAAGTCATTGCGGCGTTAGTGATGCCAAGCTGTTGGGCAGGATTAGGTTGACCCATGGGATGTAAAGGAATGGTTTTAGGGTTTGATTTGGAACCACAAGGACTGTAGTAGTCGCTAATATATATGACTTTATCTTTCTTATCATCAGACCGGGCCTTGAAAACTACCCAACCATGGGACATTCCGACCACAAAACACTCTTTACGAAACTCCATGGGAAGTGCCTTGTCTCGTACAATCACTTCATCTTCCTTGACCGGGTCAAAATAGTGGATATCGCTTCTTACATGAAGATTCTCATCATCAGGGTTTCCATAAATTGTTTTAGCATACACTAAGTAAGGGTTGGTGGTGATGGATGAGGAGAACATCCGATGGGTTTGGTATCTCTGTGGAAGTGTGTGCAAAGTAGACATCAGAAGAAGAAAAAGAAGAAAACAGAGAGATAATAGAGACAGAGAACTACCAGAGCAAGTTTGCGGAGAGAGAGGTTGAGAAGCAAAGACGAAGCCATAGCTTGGCCTGCACTGTGCCGCTCTCAAAAGGGTTTCTGAGTTAGTCTCTCTTCTTCACTCTCGATCTTAAGATCCAAAGTACTTGTTTGATTGGCCACAAGAAAAAAAAGGGGTACAGTGACGCTATTTAATTTGGTGAAGGCATAGTCTGTCTCTCTCCTCTTTCTTTCCTCTGTTTCCACGTTTCTCTACTTTACTTTTTTGTTCTGTTTTACTTTCCCTTGTTACATAATCTTGTGACGAAGGTAAAGTACAATCTTGTGATAAAATTTTCTTTACTACTAAAAAAGAAAATTCTCTTTCGTCAAAAAAAAAAAAGAAAATTCTTTATTATGCACCACCGTATCCAACTACAGTATTATCATATTGATTGATTACCCCCACATTTACTATTTCAACCACATAAATGTTTCAGATTTCAAAAACTTATAACTTTATTCATTTAATGATAGTACTAGAGTTTATCCCGCACATAGTGCGGGTATATTTTCATTTTATAAATATTTAATTTTAATATTATTATATAAATTTAAATATACAATTTATATTTTAGTGTTTAGTATTTTATAACTTTTTAATTTTATTGTTTAAGTTTCTTATTACTTTATTAATATAGGGGTTTGTTTTATACATTTTACCTTTTTTATTACGTTTTCGAGTTTTCATAATTTGAAATCATCAAATAAAAAATATTCTTCAACATATGATTTTTGAAAATATATAGCTGTAGAAATAAATTTTTAACATATGTTAATAACTTCATTTGTATAAAACAAATCTGACATGATTAACAAATTTGAACCCGTTTTAGTGGTAGATGATAATTTATTTAAATGAAAGCATTATATTATTTAATTACGAAATTAATTAAATAAATATTAAATAAAAATTATTTAAAAATTTAGTAGGATTTTGTTAGATTTTTCTCAACAGATTTTGTTATAACTGAAAATAAAATTCAAATCTATAGTTAAAATTAATTTATTATTAATATTCCTATTAATTATTATATCATATTATGTGATTAATGAAATGGTCCTAGTAGACTTCTAAATAGTAGATAAAAATAGTACTTCTCAGAAGATATAGTAGAATTGAAAACCAAACAAAAATTATCCAGCCAAAGGCCCAAAGTATGTAAAGCATATTTCAAAGGTTATGAAATAAGAACATGTATCTCAACTTCTCACCTAACTTTTTTTACTAATACGTTTCTTATATACCCATCTTTTAGAAACTCTGGGATGGAGGTGGTCTCACCACCCTATCAACTATTATCATACTCAATACCTTACATTTAATATTCCACTCGCATTGTGTCCTTCCCACAAGAAAAAAATCATGTCTCTCTCACACTTTCCTTTTGTCCTCTGTTCCCAGAATATGTTTCTCCACTTTCCCAAGAAAATCTTGTGATCAAATTTGTACACAAGATTCTCTACTATGCAACTAGTATCTTATTTACCATTCTCACATTTGATACCCCACTCACATTTACTATTTCTTCCAGTAGCAACCACACCAATGTTACAATTTTACTAAATTATAGATGATAACACGCGCACATGCGAGAGGATACGTTTTTTATACTAATGTTTGTTTTAACATTTTGCAATACTATTTTTTTTTTAAATGACGAATACAAATGTTAGTCTTTTAAATGTATCATCGTTGTTGGAGAGTTAACGTAGTACAACTCATTTTAATTATTTTTAAGATTTCATGTGCACAAAAAGAAATTAAGTTTTGCGGCTAACACAAATCACAAAAACCAGATAGGAAACATTGATTGTAAAATGACGAAAGAGATTATATTTTCTTCTCTCGATTTTTTTAGTATTGACTCTCCATAAGTGATTTCATTTTCTACTTCTATAAAATTGTGTTTTCGTTCTTGTTTATGTTTCACTGATATGAGTTTTATTTTTTATTTTTAGTTTTTTCTGTGAATTCGATGAATTACATAAGTGTTAATTTAAAAATATGGACATCTGTAAAAATTAGTTCCACTCCAGAAACATATCTAAGAATCAATTTTTTTTGAAGAAAATCACCGGCAAACTCTATTCATAGGTTAGTGTTCAAATCTAATATACCAATTTGTTATAGAATATAAATGCATACTCGAAATATAAATGTTTGTCTAGTATATATTCACCAGTTCGGTATAAAAATCATATAATTCTAGAACAACAAAACAAATTATTTTTTTTATTAACCTACACTTTTGAGTTTTTAGATACTTAAGAGTATACGATAAATATATATATATATATATATATATATATAATAAATGAGGCTTTTCCCCCTCCTTAGAAAGCCACCTCACCAAGAGTGCATAGGGCAATTTGTGACACGACACCTCTATATCACCTTTCGTCTACGATTTAATCTACCAAATAAATGATCTGGCCCCTGATATTGTATTGGGCTTAATAAAAATTTGTTATCATTTTTGCTTGGACTGAACAGTGGCCCATTATCAAACCACCATCCTCTGACCTAGGGCTCTCCGTCGGAGCTGCTTTTTTGTTGTCCTACCCCTTTCTCTTCACCATCTTCGACAACGTAACGGTCCGTATTAATTTCAATCAACAAGGAATCCCACTACTTCCTCCTCAAATTATTGGTTTTGCAACCTCATTTCGTGTATATATAGAGACCTTCTGAGAGGTTGATGCAAATCTTTTACTTCGCTTACATTATTTCTCTAACAAACTGTCTGATCATGTCTCTTCCACACTTTTTTTCCAGAGTTGAGGCTGTTGTAGAGAGATTGATTGTCTTGAAAACAATGCTCTGTCTCTGGGAGGCCAATAATGTTAAGAAAGCCGGTGAGCTGATAGGCGTTGATATGGTGCTCATCGATTGGGATGTACGTTGGTTTATTAATTTATCAACCTTTTCAATTCGTTGTTATCTTATTTCACTTCCCCTCATCAATCAATGTTCACCGGTCTTTATGAACTAAATGTGTTTGGTACTATAAGAAGCAACCCAATTTTTTTAATTTGGTGACGCCCCTGTTGCTATTAGGTTCACGGATCAAACAGTGTTCGTTGACTTAGCTGAATCTATTCACCGCATCCCGAGGGAGAGCTTTCGGTTTTGCAAATAAGACCAACTCATGCTCTTGGCTACCACGATCACAGTTTTGCGAGGTCTGTTTTCATTTGGCAGCCTTCGTACAACTCTATATAATCATCATAAATAGCACACAAAAATACCATGATAAATAGCACACAAAACTACCATGATGACAGTAGTGTTAACATTGTAAAAGGAATAATAGATTATAGATTACAGTAGTGTTTCTTATATACCCATCTTTTAGAAACTCTGGGATGGAGGTGGTCTCACCACCCTATCAACTATTAGAGCATATGCAATGGTGAACCTCACCATTGAATCCTTAAGAATATTTTAGTAATATATTTTTTTTTTTGGTTTTTGTTTGAATAGTTAAGGATTCGAATAAAAAATGGTCGTCCAATGGTGTTTCCGAAGATGGATCCTTATGGAAAAAAAATATATATTTTTTTTTAAAACTAAAATTGAAATTTGTTTTTAAAACTGAAATTGTAGTTTGTAGTGCTTTGGTGATGTTAAATCAGTTGGTTAAACTTAAACCAAGACTGGTTATGTCAATTGAGCGGTCAGATTGAAGAGGAGGCATCCAGTTCAGTTAGACGGTTTAACTCTGTGTGTGTACTTCTTTTGTGTTTCTTGTTCTTCTTCTTTGAGAGTTTGATTGAGAGAGAAAACGATTGTGTGTGAGAAGTGTGATCACACATTCGTGAATTTGAGCGGGAAGATCCTAAACAGATTGAGATTAACTAAACAAAAGATAAAAGAGAAGAGAATGAAGAGAAGCAAGATTGTAGTTAGCTAAACAGATTTAAACTTACAAGAGTAGAGGAAAAAGATTTAAACTTATAAAAGTAAGTTGATACTCGAGAAACACAAGAACTTGAGTCTAAACTGAACTGATCATACAAGTACATTGTAGCAAGGAAAACAAGAAGATAGAAGCTCTAAACAAGTCCGAGATACATAGCTAAAGAGACACAAGCTAAAGAGACGGAAGACATTGCCTCTGTTCCTCCTGAAATAAAAAAACAAGTTTCCACGTCAAGACTTACTAATCTCATTGTCATCAGCATCACCCGCGTCGGCTTCTTCCTTGATGATGTGAGGATGTGTATACTGAATCTCACAACAGCTAGGACCAAAAGGAGTGACATGAAACACCATGTCTCCTTCGTGTTTGAAGATGACAAGGTCACCGATTTGAAGGTCATGTGCTGTGGTGAAATCTTTCCAACCTCTGGTGAGTGTCCTGTCTTCTTGTATCACTTCCCAAGTTTGATCTGAAGCGTCTGATCTTAGTTTCCATGTTTTCTGGTTCGTCTTCCCTTCTATGTGCTTTGAGAAGAAGGCAAGTGGTATTGTCTACAAGAAAAGGCAAAGTTAATCAAACAAGAAATACATCTAATCAAGAAACGCATGTAAACAAATAGAGAGAGTGAGGTTCTTACGACGCCACTTTGGAAACCAGGAAGCAGCGGCTTAAAGAAATGAGGTTCATGTGGATTCGCCATCTGCAAACAAGAAACGAATGTAAACAATATCAGTATTGAATTGATTCCCAACTCTTTTTGAAATCCTAATTTCAAACCAGAAGAACCCGAAATCGATGCTAAGCCCAAAATTCGAATTAAAACCCTAATTACAAACGCAACAAACCCCCAAATTGTGTTCGAACCCTAAGTTGAAACGATATCGATTGAACATGCAAACTAATATATATCGATGAATCTACCTTGTTCAGTCGACGGAGACAAATCGCCGTCGTTCGCCGCGGGAATAGCCGTCTGTCGGCGCGGGATTCGCCTTCGCTTCGTAGAGAGAGCACTCGCCTTTCTTCGTCGGGAATTTTATTTTTCTGCTTCGGTCGAGAATGACCAGTGTTTTACGCGTAACCAAACCGAAACATCTTCCATCCATTCAAAACACGCCACGTACCCTAAGGATGAAGTCCTAAAAATCCTTAATAACGTATCAATCCTTACTCCTATTATCCAAACAACTATTATTATAATCTTCCTAACCTATGATTAAACGCCAAGGACCCTGCATTTACCTCCGTTGCGGACGCTCTTATCATACTCAATACCTTACATTTAATATTCCACTCGCATTGTGTCCTTCCCACAAGAAAAAAAATCATGTCTCTCTCACACTTTCCTTTTGTCCTCTGTTCCCAGAATATGTTTCTCCACTTTCCCAAGAAAATCTTGTGATCAAATTTGTACACAAGATTCTCTACTATGCAACTAGTATCTTATTTACCATTCTCACATTTGATACCCACTCACATTTACTATTTCTTCCGGTAACAACCACACCAATGTTATAATTTTACTAAATTATAGATGATAACACGCGCACATGCGAGAGATACGTTTTTTATACTAATGTTTGTTCATTAAATGGTTTTAACATTTACAATACTATATTATTTTTTTAAAAATGACGAATACAAATGTTAGTCTTTTAAATGTATCATTGTTGTTGGAGAGTTAACATATTACAACTCATTTTAATTATTTTTAAGACTTCATATGCACAAAAAGAAATTAAGTTTTGCGGCTAACACAAATTACAAAAATCATATAGGCAACATTGATTGTAAAATGACGTAAGGGATTAGATTTTCTGCTCTCGATTTGTTTAGTATTGACTCTCCATAAGTGATTTAATTTTTTCTTTCTATAAAATTGTGTTTTCGTTCTCATTTATGTTACTCTCCAAAAATTAGTTCTACTCCAGAAACATATCTAAGAATCAATTTTTTTGAAAAAAAATCACCGGCAAACTCTATTCATAGGTTAGTGTTCAAATCTAATATATCAATTTGTTATAGAATATAAGTGCATACTCAAAATATAAATGTTTGTCTAGTATATATTCACCAGTTCGGTATAAAAATCATCTAATTCTAGAACAACAAAACAAATTATTTTTTTTATTAACCTACGCTTTTGATTTTTAGATACTTAAGACTATACGATAAAATATATATATATATATATATATATAATACTTCACCATTCTAGTATACGTAAATTATGTATAAAGTAAGAAATGTTTGATTTATTAAATGATAAACCAGAAAGGTTATAATAAATAGTTCAGATCTTTTATTCTTACAATTATAATAGCTTGATAGGGTATTAGGGAGAAACAAATATAAGACGAATGATCTAATCTCTAATCTTCAAACAAACTTAAAAGAAGGTGATTGGAATCTTGTCATGTTATTTCATTAAAAGCTTTTTAGAAATAAAAATCAAGACTAAAATATTTAATCTGAATGAAATAATATATATATAGTGCTTCCAATATTAAAAATCACTTCGATTTGAAGAAGTGTAATTCTCGGATTATCAGGATCAAATAACATATTAGAAACCACATATTTTAAAAATAATTTGTATACATAAAAGGGTATACATTAAAGTAAACACATAAATCAAAACCAATACCTTTTGTTTATTTACGATCACGTTTTTGGTAAATAAATCAAAACAATCATTTTATTTACTTTATATGGTATATAATTAAACTTTAGCGATATTGACATAGATATATATATATATATATATAGTATATTTTAATATAAATAATTATTATTGACACTTTCTACTCATATGATTTTATTAACATTTGTATATTTTCTGTAACAAAAATTTACACCGTTAATCACAAAACTTTTAATGTGAGATTTATCAATACAAATTTTAAAATTAAAATATTAAGATCTCAATAATTTTTTTATGCAAATTCTGAAATTAATATATTAATATATTTTTATTGAGTACATAATTTTAAATGATATTAATATATATATATATATATATATATATATATATATATATAATTGGAATATCAATTACCGAAACTTCATATTCATACGATTTATGATCATTTGTATCTTGTTTGAAGAAAAAAAAAGTTAAACCATTGATCACAAAAATTTTAATGTGAAATTTATACTTTTTTTAGTAATTTATAGTCATTTTAAAAAATTCAAAATATAACATATAAGA
The DNA window shown above is from Brassica oleracea var. oleracea cultivar TO1000 chromosome C3, BOL, whole genome shotgun sequence and carries:
- the LOC106331459 gene encoding uncharacterized protein LOC106331459, with product MSSSLLLSLSSKPSLRKLAMRCQTLRTFSSSSTNPYLLYRVTCCGEKGDEESPGVMTQLHTFDPAKDEHIIVGDKPFPKELVGSSLVGSSHGWGVFLWGQRSILISDFCNPLSFKSKPKFIRLLPRPDLISCQSDLVSGVAMSSSPQEEEGYLVAVKFTGRPVSIYKPSDTKAVHLTLPHNVFDHFEPSKLMHSKRDQRFYMPSSGGHHLWSWDGHESTEPEFHELRFHNLPQFSHSELQLLDSCHRTQHLVESSSGQRFLVKWYVQSIKALGFNCGGTKRFMVFREEEDMNMCYTEDIGDLCIFLGNNEPFCVKASLFPGLNSNSIYFVGEAYGEGYGVYNIATRTPRSFKPKPTTSDSPSGQGFMLPLWAPHWLPPFPL
- the LOC106331450 gene encoding uncharacterized protein LOC106331450, coding for MASSLLLNLSLRKLALRYQTHRMFSSSITTNPYLVYAKTIYGNPDDENLHVRSDIHYFDPVKEDEVIVRDKALPMEFRKECFVVGMSHGWVVFKARSDDKKDKVIYISDYYSPCGSKSNPKTIPLHPMGQPNPAQQLGITNAAMTCSPDQSNDFAVAVNCLGPVINFFRPGGKHKDSGSVFFTTPLQHFNQSKVMYSKGDEKFYTTSVGGQFLLSYDAFFEEDMTGSAVHELRFINHPELTQSEWEILDSCSKTVHLVESPSGERFLIKWYARNHQPGKEMTFLCRGTKRFMVFREEEETRVMSYTEDIGDLCIFLGNSEPFCVKASSFPGLNPNSIYFAGDGFGVYDIATRKPRSFRPKSPAAFSTASLAFHWIPPMSL
- the LOC106329972 gene encoding B3 domain-containing protein REM9-like produces the protein MANPHEPHFFKPLLPGFQSGVTIPLAFFSKHIEGKTNQKTWKLRSDASDQTWEVIQEDRTLTRGWKDFTTAHDLQIGDLVIFKHEGDMVFHVTPFGPSCCEIQYTHPHIIKEEADAGDADDNEISKS